A region of Thermococcus argininiproducens DNA encodes the following proteins:
- a CDS encoding NAD(P)/FAD-dependent oxidoreductase, with protein sequence MKRVKVAIIGAGIIGASIARVLSRYDNLEVHLIEKNSDVGWGVTKANTALIHGGYDDDPKKFPLRAKLCIQGNRIWHQWVKELEIPHIWNGALIVALTEDDFDELETLLERGIKNGVPEMRIVDKEEALSLEPGLNPKALGGLWIPIVGQIGPIPAVVAMVENAVSNGVKLHLETEVKGIKLENGEVKGIETNNGLINADIVINAAGLYADEISKMVGIDYFEIHPRKGEYWIFDDDVPGPRRVLFPTPTPISKGVVVTTEISGHLMIGPNAQDLPKEEKENLATTREGLNEVWEKAKKIWPNLPPKSKVIRTFAGLRPEPTGGDFIIKAEEEVYGFINVAGIRSPGLTSAPAIAYEVKEIIERDLGIALTEKYHWNPYRRDITHFFMLPREEANRLIATNHSYGKIVCKCNKVSEGDILEAIERMKFIGVKTPSIDSVKVRTKATSGTCQGTFCKVRIVQILAREYKVEPWKVTLKGKGSEIGVGDVKVLLRRTHDGEL encoded by the coding sequence ATGAAACGAGTCAAAGTGGCCATAATCGGTGCAGGGATAATTGGAGCTAGTATTGCACGTGTCCTCAGTAGATATGATAATCTTGAAGTGCACTTGATAGAAAAAAACTCTGATGTTGGTTGGGGTGTAACTAAAGCAAACACTGCCTTAATTCATGGAGGATACGATGATGATCCAAAGAAATTCCCACTACGAGCAAAATTATGTATACAAGGAAATCGCATTTGGCACCAATGGGTAAAAGAGTTAGAGATTCCTCATATATGGAACGGAGCCTTGATAGTGGCACTAACAGAGGATGACTTTGATGAACTTGAGACTCTTTTAGAGAGGGGTATTAAAAATGGTGTTCCAGAAATGCGGATTGTAGATAAGGAGGAAGCACTTTCTTTAGAACCGGGTCTTAATCCAAAAGCTCTTGGAGGTCTTTGGATTCCAATAGTAGGCCAGATAGGCCCAATTCCAGCTGTTGTTGCAATGGTGGAGAATGCAGTTAGCAATGGTGTGAAATTACATTTGGAAACAGAAGTTAAAGGGATAAAACTTGAAAATGGAGAAGTTAAAGGGATAGAGACTAACAATGGTCTTATAAATGCTGATATAGTTATAAACGCTGCTGGTCTTTACGCTGATGAAATTTCTAAGATGGTTGGTATAGATTATTTCGAGATTCACCCAAGAAAAGGAGAATACTGGATCTTTGACGACGATGTGCCGGGACCTAGGAGAGTACTCTTTCCCACACCCACTCCAATAAGCAAAGGAGTCGTAGTAACAACAGAGATAAGTGGACACCTTATGATAGGCCCCAATGCTCAAGACTTGCCAAAAGAAGAAAAAGAGAACCTTGCAACTACAAGGGAAGGTCTAAACGAGGTTTGGGAAAAAGCAAAAAAGATATGGCCAAATTTACCTCCAAAAAGTAAAGTTATTAGAACCTTTGCAGGTCTGAGACCCGAACCTACTGGTGGAGACTTCATAATCAAAGCGGAAGAAGAGGTTTATGGATTTATTAATGTAGCAGGAATTCGCTCACCAGGTCTTACAAGTGCACCAGCAATAGCTTATGAAGTTAAAGAGATAATAGAGCGTGACCTCGGGATAGCACTTACTGAAAAATATCATTGGAATCCATATAGGAGAGATATAACTCATTTTTTCATGCTTCCCAGAGAAGAAGCAAACCGACTTATAGCTACTAATCATTCTTACGGAAAGATAGTGTGCAAATGTAACAAAGTTAGTGAGGGGGACATCTTAGAGGCAATTGAAAGAATGAAGTTCATAGGAGTTAAAACTCCAAGCATAGATTCAGTCAAGGTTAGAACAAAGGCAACAAGTGGTACCTGCCAAGGAACCTTTTGTAAGGTTAGAATCGTCCAGATACTGGCAAGAGAATACAAAGTGGAACCATGGAAAGTTACGTTGAAGGGAAAGGGAAGTGAGATTGGAGTTGGAGACGTTAAAGTTCTTCTTAGGAGGACCCATGATGGAGAGTTATGA
- the glpK gene encoding glycerol kinase GlpK yields MEKFILALDEGTTSARAMIFDKDSNVLGSGQYEFPQYFPKPGWVEHNPEEIWNAQVVAIKTALEKAKIGPEKIASIGITNQRETTIVWDKNGKPLYNAIVWQCRRTSEMVEKIKHEYGDIIKEKTGLVPDAYFSASKLKWLLDNVPGLREKAEKGEIKFGTVDSFLIYKLTGEHVTDYSNASRTMLFNIKKLEWDDELLELFDIPQSLLPEVKESSEIYGYTKKEILGREIPVSGDAGDQQAALFGQACFEEGMVKATYGTGNFILANTGKMILYSDNLLTTIAWGLNGEVNYALEGSIFITGAAIQWLRDGLKIIRDATETEELAIRVLSNEGVYFVPAFVGLGAPYWDQYARGLIIGITRGTTREHIARATLEAIAYLTRDVIEEMEKLIQVKELRVDGGATKNDFLMQFQADIINKNVIRPVVQETTSLGAAYLAGLAVEYWESLEEIRNLWKIERTFEPVMDEEKRKRLYAGWKEAVKRALAWAKVVEGL; encoded by the coding sequence ATGGAAAAGTTCATCTTGGCTCTTGACGAAGGTACAACCTCTGCCAGAGCAATGATTTTTGACAAGGATAGTAATGTTCTTGGAAGCGGTCAATATGAGTTCCCCCAGTATTTTCCAAAGCCCGGGTGGGTCGAACATAATCCGGAAGAAATATGGAATGCCCAAGTTGTTGCTATAAAAACTGCTCTAGAGAAAGCCAAAATAGGACCTGAAAAAATAGCCAGTATAGGTATCACAAATCAGAGGGAGACTACAATAGTTTGGGATAAAAATGGAAAACCCCTGTATAATGCTATCGTTTGGCAGTGTAGAAGGACCTCTGAGATGGTCGAAAAAATAAAGCATGAATATGGGGACATAATAAAAGAAAAAACAGGGCTTGTTCCAGATGCTTATTTCTCAGCGAGCAAACTTAAATGGCTTCTCGATAATGTACCTGGTCTTAGAGAAAAGGCTGAGAAAGGAGAGATCAAATTTGGGACAGTAGATAGTTTTCTGATTTACAAGTTAACTGGTGAACATGTGACGGATTATTCCAACGCTTCTCGTACAATGCTTTTTAACATAAAAAAGCTTGAATGGGACGATGAACTCTTAGAGCTCTTTGATATCCCGCAGTCTCTTTTACCTGAAGTTAAAGAGTCAAGTGAAATCTATGGGTATACAAAAAAGGAGATACTTGGTCGCGAGATTCCTGTAAGTGGAGATGCTGGTGACCAGCAGGCAGCGTTGTTTGGTCAGGCTTGCTTTGAGGAAGGAATGGTAAAAGCCACTTATGGAACAGGGAACTTTATTTTAGCCAACACTGGAAAGATGATTCTTTATTCCGATAATTTGCTTACTACAATAGCATGGGGGCTGAATGGGGAGGTTAACTATGCCCTTGAGGGAAGCATCTTCATTACCGGTGCTGCAATACAGTGGTTAAGAGATGGGCTAAAGATAATCAGAGATGCAACAGAAACTGAAGAGCTTGCAATCAGAGTGTTATCAAATGAAGGTGTCTATTTTGTCCCTGCGTTTGTTGGACTGGGGGCCCCTTATTGGGACCAGTATGCAAGAGGTCTAATAATTGGAATTACCCGTGGTACTACAAGAGAGCATATCGCCAGGGCAACTCTTGAAGCAATAGCATATCTCACAAGAGATGTAATAGAGGAGATGGAAAAGTTAATCCAAGTAAAAGAGCTTCGTGTTGATGGAGGCGCAACAAAAAATGACTTTTTAATGCAGTTCCAGGCGGATATTATAAACAAGAACGTGATAAGACCAGTTGTGCAAGAAACTACTTCACTAGGAGCTGCATATCTTGCGGGTCTTGCTGTAGAGTACTGGGAGAGCCTTGAAGAGATAAGAAACCTATGGAAAATTGAGAGAACTTTTGAACCTGTAATGGACGAAGAAAAACGAAAACGCTTATATGCTGGATGGAAGGAGGCCGTAAAAAGAGCACTAGCATGGGCAAAGGTTGTTGAAGGCCTTTAA
- a CDS encoding glycerophosphodiester phosphodiesterase family protein, which translates to MAINMSRWDVKRILVLGHRGSIGKYPENSLLAFVEAVKAGADGVELDVWLTKDRKVIVMHDETINRTSNMRGKQKEMTLEELQKADLGMKQRIPTLEDVLEILPKTALVNIEIKDIEAVSEVLRIINEFNAEERVMISSFNVNALKLTREMNERLTLGLLVGDEKVIPLIPRLKEELNLYSVNVPIDGISVLGFERFKTALMWLRGLGVKIALWPVEEEIYYRKDNLKRLKGLFDIVITDDPERMLNYLKEIES; encoded by the coding sequence TTGGCGATAAATATGTCCAGATGGGACGTGAAAAGAATATTGGTTCTTGGCCATAGGGGTTCAATCGGAAAATACCCAGAAAATAGCCTCTTGGCTTTTGTTGAAGCTGTTAAAGCAGGGGCAGATGGAGTAGAACTTGATGTGTGGTTAACTAAGGACAGAAAAGTCATAGTAATGCATGATGAGACCATAAACCGAACGAGTAACATGAGGGGGAAACAAAAAGAGATGACCCTAGAGGAATTACAAAAAGCAGATTTGGGAATGAAACAAAGGATACCAACTCTAGAAGATGTTCTTGAAATCCTTCCTAAAACCGCTCTTGTGAATATTGAGATCAAGGATATTGAAGCCGTAAGCGAAGTTTTAAGAATTATCAATGAGTTCAATGCTGAGGAAAGAGTAATGATCTCTTCTTTCAATGTAAATGCATTGAAATTGACCAGAGAGATGAATGAGAGGCTAACTCTTGGGCTACTGGTGGGAGACGAAAAGGTTATACCTTTAATCCCAAGACTCAAAGAGGAACTTAATTTGTATTCTGTAAACGTGCCGATAGATGGAATATCTGTACTGGGTTTTGAAAGGTTTAAGACAGCTTTAATGTGGCTCAGAGGTTTAGGGGTTAAGATTGCACTATGGCCTGTGGAAGAGGAGATATATTACAGAAAAGACAATCTCAAGAGACTTAAAGGCCTCTTTGATATTGTAATAACTGATGATCCAGAGAGAATGTTGAACTACTTAAAAGAGATTGAAAGTTAA
- a CDS encoding RNA-guided endonuclease InsQ/TnpB family protein — MYLTQKNHLRVDKKTYKTLRILSHLSKDLYNLTLYVTRQHYELNSSFLPFVKAYHLVKDSTPYKLLPSQVAQQTMKIVERNYRSFFKLLGERRKGNYHRPIHPPKFLPKNGHFVLIFPYQSFKVEEDRVILTLGRNFAKKFGMMYLEIPLPKNVKGHRIKEVRIIPRYNALWFEVEYVYEVQPEKRDLDYSKYLAIDLGVDNFATCVSSTGTAFIVEGRGLKSFNRWWNKKKAKLQSQYDKQGVKFGKRMARLLRKRKSVMNNFMNQAVNYIIKYCLENKIGSIVIGELEEAKQRASLGKVNNQNFQFIPYGLFKRKLKAKCERYGINFIEVDEAYTSKADALALEPLEKKEEYWGKRIKRGLYQSSTGVLINADVNGALNILRKVAGDSPVRAIVGSGRVNRPVRVRLPATGRQMNSHEAPS; from the coding sequence ATGTACTTGACCCAAAAGAATCACTTGCGAGTGGACAAGAAAACCTACAAGACCCTTCGCATACTCTCTCACCTATCTAAGGACCTCTACAACCTCACGTTGTACGTGACAAGACAGCACTATGAGTTAAACAGTTCATTCCTTCCCTTTGTTAAAGCCTACCACCTTGTGAAGGACAGCACCCCGTACAAACTATTGCCAAGTCAAGTGGCTCAACAAACCATGAAAATTGTGGAAAGAAACTACCGCTCATTCTTCAAGCTATTAGGAGAGAGAAGAAAAGGCAACTATCATAGACCAATCCACCCGCCAAAGTTTTTGCCGAAAAACGGGCACTTCGTCCTCATCTTCCCCTACCAGTCCTTCAAGGTGGAAGAGGATAGAGTGATCCTCACTCTCGGGCGAAACTTTGCGAAAAAGTTTGGCATGATGTATTTAGAAATTCCTCTCCCAAAGAATGTTAAGGGCCATAGAATAAAGGAAGTCCGTATAATTCCACGATACAATGCTCTCTGGTTTGAGGTGGAGTACGTTTATGAAGTCCAACCGGAAAAGAGGGATTTGGATTACTCAAAGTACTTGGCCATTGATTTGGGCGTGGATAATTTCGCCACTTGTGTTTCCTCCACCGGGACGGCCTTCATTGTTGAAGGCCGGGGGTTAAAAAGCTTTAACCGGTGGTGGAACAAGAAAAAGGCCAAACTCCAAAGCCAGTATGACAAACAAGGGGTAAAATTCGGCAAAAGGATGGCCCGGCTTTTGAGGAAGAGGAAGAGCGTGATGAATAATTTTATGAATCAAGCCGTGAATTACATAATCAAATATTGCCTGGAGAATAAAATTGGAAGCATTGTTATTGGCGAATTGGAGGAGGCTAAGCAGAGGGCTTCCTTGGGCAAAGTGAATAATCAGAACTTCCAATTCATTCCTTATGGTCTCTTCAAGCGAAAGTTAAAAGCCAAGTGTGAGCGTTATGGGATTAACTTCATTGAAGTTGATGAAGCCTACACTAGCAAGGCGGACGCTTTGGCTTTAGAGCCTTTGGAAAAGAAGGAGGAGTATTGGGGTAAAAGGATCAAAAGAGGGCTTTACCAGTCTTCCACTGGAGTTTTAATTAATGCTGACGTGAATGGTGCTTTGAACATTTTGCGGAAAGTAGCCGGCGATTCGCCCGTCAGGGCGATAGTCGGTAGTGGCCGCGTGAACCGGCCGGTGAGAGTGAGGCTACCGGCAACGGGACGCCAAATGAACTCTCACGAAGCCCCCTCATAA
- a CDS encoding ParA family protein — translation MPVISIANQKGGVGKSTTAINLSAALALKGKKVLLVDMDPQGATTIGLGLREATPTIYNVIIDEAEMEEAIVETSIEGLHLIPSNIALSGAEIELSSQIGREYILRNKLAQIRDLYDYVIIDTPPSLGVLTMNSLVASDEVIIPIQAEYYALEGIALLLKAIRLVRDRLGIPLEIRGFLITMFDRRTNLSKEVREEVKRTFGEKVFKTMIPRNVRLAEAPSYGKPIFLYAPDSRGAKAYIKLAEEVDGR, via the coding sequence ATGCCCGTAATAAGTATTGCAAATCAGAAGGGTGGAGTGGGAAAAAGTACCACTGCAATAAACCTATCAGCAGCGTTAGCACTAAAAGGGAAAAAAGTTCTCCTCGTGGACATGGATCCACAGGGGGCTACTACTATTGGCTTGGGACTTAGGGAAGCTACACCAACAATCTATAATGTGATAATAGACGAAGCAGAAATGGAAGAAGCCATTGTAGAGACATCTATAGAAGGTCTCCATTTAATTCCAAGCAACATAGCATTAAGTGGTGCTGAAATCGAGCTTAGTAGTCAAATAGGAAGAGAATATATCCTCAGAAATAAACTTGCGCAAATCAGGGATCTTTATGACTATGTAATTATTGATACACCCCCTTCATTAGGGGTACTTACGATGAATTCTTTAGTTGCAAGTGATGAGGTTATAATCCCCATACAAGCAGAATATTATGCTCTTGAAGGAATTGCACTGTTGCTAAAGGCAATAAGGTTAGTTAGAGATAGACTAGGGATCCCTCTTGAAATCAGAGGTTTTCTAATAACAATGTTTGACAGAAGAACTAACCTCTCTAAGGAAGTTAGAGAGGAAGTAAAAAGAACTTTTGGAGAAAAGGTCTTCAAGACTATGATTCCCAGAAACGTCAGGCTTGCAGAAGCTCCATCGTATGGAAAACCCATATTCCTTTATGCTCCTGATAGCAGAGGTGCTAAGGCATATATAAAACTAGCTGAGGAGGTTGATGGTAGATGA
- a CDS encoding SLC45 family MFS transporter, translated as MKWFSYRRIFLLGFGFFGISIIWSLYNAYIPIFLQDTFQMSKTITGFIMTIDNLFAVLLLPFLGALSDKTRTKIGRRKPYILIGAPSAALMFALIPLARRYENIALFMGVIVLMNFFMALFRSPVVAFMPDITPSEKRSQANGIINFMGGVGALLAYFGGKVLYDMNYAYPFIVGAAIMLLANLLVILFVPEPEEFRVPGEKIIIRKLIKETSKKSFGELKENLKDVFISEERSLLFMLTSIFLWFIAFNSVETFFTSYAKYHLDIAESTGAFLMGVVSLSFMIFAIPAGFVGGRIGRKKTITSGLILVTLVMLTAYYLGETSKPSSSALTDPIVLRFMVLFFFGGIGWALINVNSLPMVVDMTTEEKLGGYTGLYYFFSQAANLVAPPLAGAFLDVIGYNTLLPFAAVFFVLAAVTVQFVKRGDIKTDLLPVD; from the coding sequence ATGAAATGGTTCAGCTATAGACGTATTTTCCTCCTGGGCTTCGGATTTTTTGGAATAAGCATTATATGGTCCCTGTATAATGCATATATCCCGATTTTCTTACAAGACACATTTCAGATGAGCAAAACTATTACAGGCTTTATTATGACTATCGATAATCTATTTGCAGTTTTATTACTTCCATTTCTAGGAGCATTAAGTGACAAGACAAGAACTAAAATTGGACGACGAAAGCCGTATATTCTCATTGGAGCTCCTTCAGCAGCTCTAATGTTCGCATTGATACCACTCGCAAGAAGATATGAGAATATTGCTCTTTTTATGGGAGTTATAGTTCTTATGAATTTCTTTATGGCTCTTTTCCGATCTCCTGTTGTAGCATTTATGCCCGATATAACCCCAAGCGAAAAAAGAAGCCAAGCAAATGGCATAATTAATTTTATGGGTGGAGTTGGAGCATTACTGGCATATTTTGGAGGAAAGGTACTCTATGACATGAATTATGCATATCCCTTCATAGTAGGAGCAGCCATAATGCTTCTTGCAAATCTCCTTGTGATTCTTTTTGTACCAGAACCAGAGGAATTCCGAGTACCCGGCGAGAAGATTATTATCAGGAAATTAATTAAAGAAACCTCAAAAAAGAGCTTTGGAGAATTAAAAGAAAACCTAAAGGATGTTTTTATTAGTGAAGAAAGGAGCCTGCTTTTCATGCTTACTTCAATATTCCTCTGGTTCATTGCATTTAATTCAGTGGAGACATTTTTCACAAGCTATGCCAAATACCACCTCGACATTGCGGAAAGTACTGGAGCATTCCTAATGGGTGTTGTCTCTCTAAGTTTTATGATCTTTGCAATTCCAGCGGGATTTGTCGGTGGACGTATTGGACGGAAGAAAACAATCACTAGCGGTCTCATACTTGTAACACTTGTTATGTTAACAGCGTACTATCTTGGAGAAACCTCAAAACCATCTAGCAGTGCCCTTACCGATCCAATAGTTCTCCGATTTATGGTCCTCTTCTTCTTTGGAGGCATTGGCTGGGCTTTAATAAACGTCAATTCCTTACCAATGGTTGTGGACATGACAACGGAAGAGAAACTTGGAGGATACACTGGACTTTATTATTTCTTCAGCCAGGCCGCAAATCTCGTGGCTCCCCCGTTGGCTGGTGCGTTCCTAGATGTGATCGGATATAACACTTTACTCCCATTTGCCGCTGTGTTCTTCGTATTAGCTGCAGTAACGGTACAATTTGTCAAAAGAGGGGACATAAAAACTGACCTCCTCCCCGTGGACTGA
- a CDS encoding endonuclease/exonuclease/phosphatase family protein, translated as MKLSEWEKRVLGISVGILLTSSMRIFVSGAYASLEKTFFYGVMFPSGLGIILFLLSSFIVGKIQRKIGAIVVGIYALASLITDATEYTHLIAALVLPVALAVLKEAEIRYVLIGLVGDLALRILAVGGEPIDFIHTRVLLVISILALAYVLWKEEGQLKSPGFELYGFAVLINLGLIYPNAIMRYSGIETYYLTQFAAYSFVVALAILVSPYLTGKKFTPFLLISGALTLFVQPFGIIGMPVALASALALLEGAKKSRFGVLGALYFVVVSVLAIGAYVGRDIGIPFMEDHLEALITFSAIVYAFSSKSVSIKRPNVKEVAVPIVGLVVVSLLVLTTFYPSPITAEKKTEIIVWSYNLHQGFAPYKGSFNGNELVKLLKTYNSDIIASQEVVGGMIGDGYQDVPLLLSAYFGYYYEYTPAVEGTYGVATFSRWPLEIIEERNLKSIGQARPVQKVRIKSVNLTLVNVHMGLSPEERALQAEELLEVALNDPMADMILGDTNAEPEEEAIKILLREYYDSFAERPPYTFNWGNVDIENIDYILIRRGSTLKVKDYGWLLDVEVSDHRPIYVLISKW; from the coding sequence ATGAAACTATCTGAGTGGGAAAAAAGAGTCTTGGGAATTAGCGTGGGAATTTTACTAACCTCCTCCATGAGGATCTTTGTCTCAGGAGCTTATGCAAGTCTGGAGAAAACGTTCTTCTACGGAGTCATGTTTCCTTCAGGCCTTGGAATAATACTGTTTTTACTTTCCTCATTCATTGTTGGAAAAATACAAAGGAAAATAGGAGCAATTGTAGTCGGCATTTATGCACTAGCTTCTCTTATAACTGATGCAACGGAATACACACATCTAATTGCAGCTCTTGTTCTCCCTGTAGCACTGGCTGTATTAAAAGAAGCAGAAATTAGGTATGTGCTCATTGGTCTTGTAGGAGATTTAGCACTTAGAATCTTAGCAGTGGGAGGAGAACCTATCGATTTTATTCATACCCGAGTTTTGCTTGTGATATCTATTCTGGCTTTGGCATATGTACTCTGGAAAGAAGAGGGGCAATTAAAAAGCCCTGGATTTGAACTTTATGGGTTCGCCGTGTTGATTAATCTTGGTCTTATATATCCAAATGCAATAATGCGTTATTCTGGGATTGAAACCTATTACTTAACTCAATTTGCAGCTTATTCTTTTGTAGTGGCTCTTGCCATACTTGTTTCTCCCTATCTAACAGGGAAAAAATTTACACCATTTTTGTTGATAAGTGGTGCTCTTACACTCTTTGTACAACCTTTTGGTATTATTGGGATGCCAGTAGCACTTGCTTCTGCGCTGGCTCTGCTAGAAGGGGCAAAGAAAAGTCGTTTTGGGGTTTTGGGGGCTTTATATTTTGTAGTGGTCTCTGTGCTTGCTATAGGAGCATATGTTGGCAGAGATATTGGAATTCCATTTATGGAAGATCATCTTGAAGCATTAATAACATTCAGCGCAATTGTTTATGCTTTTTCTTCAAAATCAGTGTCTATCAAAAGGCCAAATGTAAAAGAAGTAGCAGTTCCCATAGTAGGACTTGTGGTTGTCTCTCTCCTTGTACTTACTACATTTTATCCATCGCCGATAACTGCAGAGAAAAAAACCGAGATCATAGTATGGAGTTATAATCTCCATCAAGGATTCGCTCCATATAAAGGATCTTTTAATGGAAATGAACTGGTAAAACTTCTAAAAACCTATAACTCTGATATAATAGCGAGTCAAGAAGTTGTCGGAGGTATGATAGGAGATGGATACCAAGATGTTCCACTCCTTTTATCGGCGTATTTCGGCTATTACTACGAGTATACACCTGCTGTCGAAGGAACATATGGCGTGGCAACATTTTCCAGATGGCCACTGGAAATTATAGAAGAAAGAAACCTTAAGAGCATTGGTCAGGCTAGACCAGTGCAAAAAGTTAGAATAAAGAGTGTTAATTTAACTTTGGTAAATGTTCATATGGGCCTCTCTCCGGAGGAACGGGCCTTACAAGCAGAAGAACTTTTGGAAGTTGCACTGAACGATCCGATGGCTGATATGATCTTAGGTGATACAAATGCAGAACCTGAAGAGGAAGCAATAAAAATACTTCTCAGGGAGTATTACGACTCCTTCGCTGAAAGACCACCCTACACTTTCAATTGGGGCAATGTGGATATAGAAAACATTGATTATATCCTCATAAGGAGAGGAAGTACTCTGAAGGTTAAAGACTATGGATGGCTCCTAGATGTTGAAGTCTCAGACCACCGTCCAATTTATGTCCTAATTTCAAAATGGTGA
- a CDS encoding phosphorylating glyceraldehyde-3-phosphate dehydrogenase, with amino-acid sequence MKVKVGINGYGTIGKRVAYAVTKQDDMELIGVTKTKPDFEAYRAKELGIPVYAASNDFLPRFEKANFEVAGTLEDLLNEIDIIIDTTPGGMGEKNKTLYENVGVKAIFQGGEKANVAETSFVAQANYENAIRKNYVRVVSCNTTGLTRTLNAIKEYIEYVYAVMIRRAADPNDIKRGPINAIKPSVEVPSHHGPDVQTVIPINIETTAFVVPTTIMHVHSVMVELKKPLTKEDVIDIFENTTRVLLFEKKKGFDSTAQLIEFARDLHREWNNLYEIAVWKESINIKGNRLFYIQAVHQESDVVPENVDAIRAMFEMADKWESIKKTNKSLGILK; translated from the coding sequence ATGAAAGTTAAAGTTGGGATTAACGGGTATGGCACTATAGGGAAGAGAGTTGCTTATGCAGTCACAAAACAGGATGATATGGAGCTCATTGGAGTGACGAAGACAAAACCAGATTTTGAAGCATATAGGGCCAAAGAGCTTGGTATCCCCGTCTATGCAGCATCAAATGATTTCTTACCAAGATTTGAGAAAGCTAATTTTGAAGTAGCTGGAACCCTCGAAGATCTTCTAAATGAGATAGATATAATAATTGACACAACTCCAGGAGGAATGGGCGAAAAAAACAAAACCCTTTATGAAAACGTTGGTGTTAAGGCAATATTCCAAGGTGGAGAAAAAGCAAATGTTGCTGAGACCTCTTTTGTGGCACAAGCAAATTATGAAAATGCTATTAGGAAGAATTACGTTAGAGTTGTCTCATGCAATACCACTGGACTAACAAGAACCCTGAATGCAATAAAAGAATACATTGAGTATGTTTATGCAGTGATGATTAGGAGAGCTGCGGACCCAAATGATATTAAGAGAGGGCCTATTAATGCGATAAAGCCAAGTGTTGAAGTGCCTTCACATCATGGCCCAGACGTGCAAACAGTAATTCCAATAAACATTGAAACCACGGCATTTGTTGTCCCAACAACAATAATGCATGTACACAGTGTGATGGTAGAACTCAAAAAGCCCCTTACAAAAGAAGATGTAATTGACATTTTTGAAAACACCACAAGAGTTCTGCTCTTTGAGAAGAAAAAAGGCTTTGATAGCACGGCTCAATTAATAGAATTTGCAAGAGACCTTCACAGAGAATGGAACAACCTCTATGAGATTGCAGTATGGAAGGAAAGCATCAACATCAAGGGTAATAGGCTATTCTACATTCAGGCGGTTCATCAAGAGAGTGACGTAGTTCCAGAAAATGTGGATGCAATAAGAGCAATGTTTGAGATGGCTGATAAGTGGGAGAGTATCAAAAAGACTAACAAGAGCCTTGGTATTTTGAAGTAG
- a CDS encoding PhzF family phenazine biosynthesis protein, whose product MDVVKCRAFKVDAFTTQAFKGNPAAVVLDCPELDAETMLAIAGELNLSETAFVWSEKEGFRVRFFTPGDEIPLCGHATVATFYLLWRLGMAKEGMNKMISKVGELDVLIKDRKVWLKQLPPKIIGELNIEELKGILGVKELVGPALAMTTGTPEGVVGIRTFKELMNIKPNMEALAEFSKENGIIGVYVYTLDSKFDAAGRFFAPAVGVPEDPVTGTASGILAGYLRLTDKLTKNSYIFEQGHALKREGKAYVEFEGNHPWVGGEARIVLEGELEF is encoded by the coding sequence GTGGATGTTGTGAAGTGTAGGGCATTTAAAGTAGATGCTTTTACCACTCAAGCATTTAAAGGAAATCCTGCGGCAGTTGTTCTGGATTGTCCTGAACTGGATGCAGAAACTATGTTGGCCATTGCCGGTGAACTCAATCTTTCAGAGACTGCTTTTGTCTGGTCCGAGAAAGAGGGATTCCGAGTACGGTTCTTCACACCTGGAGATGAAATTCCTCTCTGTGGGCATGCGACTGTTGCAACGTTTTATCTGCTCTGGCGTTTAGGCATGGCTAAGGAAGGTATGAACAAAATGATTTCTAAGGTTGGAGAGCTTGATGTCCTTATTAAAGATAGAAAAGTATGGCTCAAGCAGCTACCACCAAAAATTATTGGCGAGCTCAATATAGAAGAGCTAAAGGGCATTCTCGGTGTTAAAGAGCTTGTAGGGCCCGCCTTAGCTATGACAACAGGAACACCAGAAGGTGTTGTTGGCATTCGAACGTTTAAAGAACTTATGAACATCAAACCAAACATGGAGGCATTAGCAGAGTTTTCCAAAGAAAACGGGATAATTGGAGTTTATGTTTACACACTCGACTCGAAATTCGATGCAGCTGGAAGGTTTTTTGCCCCTGCGGTTGGTGTTCCTGAAGATCCCGTAACGGGAACCGCTAGTGGAATTCTTGCAGGTTACCTTAGACTCACGGACAAGCTAACGAAAAATAGCTACATCTTTGAGCAGGGACATGCCCTAAAGAGAGAGGGAAAAGCGTATGTAGAGTTTGAAGGAAATCACCCCTGGGTCGGAGGGGAAGCTAGGATAGTCTTGGAAGGAGAGCTTGAATTCTAA